Proteins from a genomic interval of Oncorhynchus clarkii lewisi isolate Uvic-CL-2024 chromosome 13, UVic_Ocla_1.0, whole genome shotgun sequence:
- the LOC139364783 gene encoding myocardin-related transcription factor A-like isoform X1: MEAQAGEEPGPSGSAPASSDSAPSPHSEAVTNELQELSLQPAPNLLPLRDRKNVLQLKLQQRRTREELVSQGIMPPLKSPAAFHEQRRSLERARTEDYLKRKIRSRPERSELVRMHILEDHVPDGCWLANPLCAVCSETSVEPSLQAKQLQLKRARLADDLNDKISHRPGPMELIHKNILPVHSSIKQAIIETDFPKVAGDISSFDEDSSDTLSPEQPIGQESPLGHGPLPSPPDVLACNSTPTQFLTQVPPPPPPLPPFYGPCQPVKLSNGTAVLRTAPALIKSQPKPTSERPPQRSKKPKDNKPKVRKLKYHQYIPPDQKADHEPPPQLDSTYAKILHQQQLFLQLQILNQQQQHYNYHTILPAPPKPLTDQPPPTNGPSPSPAVPASSTSSSSQSAPSRQNVTHVGGATPGSLPPNLDDLKVAELKHELKLRSLPVSGTKNDLIERLRNYQAQQNSRGGGSATTTTPGGATGSGAGASKTNHPTQQQQKQLLKQQQQQLSQHQALSSMVHQSGEAGVVTLATFPFMTTAPQQIMHFGSTSSSPPVSPAPSDRSLAGMSPDETSCNGDSFGEMVSSPLTQLSLHPSPQHRGTIKEELSGSAPTACQFSMAALQKRLQVAPPSVNKDQMLQEKDKQIEALTCMLRQKQRLVETLRVQLEQGKRGGRDAPPEPLGLVRVKEEPPDIPSIPSTFCPIARSPTPSQCHMEVTKMTIKQEVGDVEEAVEPSLEAPPQQVQLEKIQAQQLEQLKVQQTQQINALQLAQQQALQQLLLQQNQQNLQKHRSQQRKKKSHKQQLKQQQQQLLSQQQQLLSQQQQQIQSKNQQLLQSKHQQQQILQAQQQPQQILQAQQQQQQLKSQQVSQMFLNQQSRSTTSFPLDLLKTDSTPTLVTDSNGNHFLIALTNHCAESQGSDMPQGTPQGKASNRIILQRLQSTPTKLPSQSPLQLSSSDTQSKPKTQPGLVKQPTRKGQKAGLQMSTNHSSGVALSFSAPPNLQPFFPNDDSSPSEKDTSPSPPAQTEDLSPGLDHEPLFSPPSPKQTPSPNPPDDKDNGSTQHMDDLFDILIQTGEISATFKPAPDPSLARLRPNTPSPSHSQAPSPLQLQLHFSPSTPPEPETPQPGQGEEEELQAPATDDQDVSNTGSGRLEDFLESTTGKPLLGVEPGGPLTLIDDLHNQMLSTPSILDHTSSPMDTYELSGYTANPPGLDFGDHALDSMDWLDITMGGASNEIAGLAPLGPLGPHTPPSVFSADFLDSSDLQLHWDSCL, encoded by the exons TGCTCCAGCTCAAACTCCAGCAGAGACGGACCCGTGAGGAACTGGTCAGCCAGGGGATCATGCCAC cgctGAAAAGTCCAGCTGCCTTCCACGAACAGAGACGAAGTTTAGAGCGAGCGCGG aCTGAAGACTACCTAAAGAGGAAGATCCGAAGTCGGCCGGAGAGGTCGGAGCTGGTCAGGATGCACATTCTGGAGG ATCACGTGCCTGATGGTTGTTGGCTGGCTAACccgctgtgtgctgtgtgttcaGAGACGTCGGTGGAACCCTCCCTCCAGGCCAAACAACTGCAGCTGAAGAGGGCCCGTCTGGCTGACGACCTCAACGACAAGATCTCCCACAGGCCTGGCCCCATGGAGCTCATTCACAAGAACATCCTGCCTGTGCACAGCAGCATCAAACAGGCCATCATAG agACAGACTTCCCCAAGGTTGCTGGGGACATATCCTCCTTTGATGAGGACAGTAGTGATACTCTCTCTCCTGAGCAGCCCATTGGTCAGGAGTCTCCACTGGGCCACGGCCCTCTGCCCTCTCCCCCCGACGTCCTAGCTTGCAACAGCACCCCCACACAGTTTCTCACTCAAGTTCCTCCACcgccccctcctcttcctcccttctatGGGCCCTGCCAACCAGTGAAGTTGAGCAATGGGACAGCAGTTCTGAGAACCGCCCCTGCACTGATCAAG TCCCAGCCAAAGCCCACCTCAGAGCGCCCCCCTCAGCGATCCAAGAAGCCCAAGGACAACAAGCCCAAGGTGAGGAAGCTGAAGTACCACCAGTACATCCCTCCGGACCAGAAGGCCGACCACGAGCCGCCCCCTCAGCTGGACTCCACCTACGCCAAGATCCTCCACCAGCAGCAGCTCTTCCTCCAGCTGCAGATCCTCAACCAGCAGCAGCAACACTACAACTACCACACCATCCTTCCTGCACCAcccaa ACCACTAACAGATCAACCACCTCCCACCAATGGCCCCTCTCCTTCTCCGGCCGTGCCCGCCTCCTCGACATCCTCCTCCAGTCAAAGTGCACCAAGCCGGCAGAATGTCACACATGTGGGAGGGGCCACACCAGGTTCTTTGCCTCCTAACCTGGACGACCTGAAG GTGGCTGAACTGAAGCATGAGCTCAAACTGCGGAGCTTGCCTGTATCAGGCACCAAGAATGACCTCATCGAGCGGTTGAGGAACTACCAGGCTCAGCAGAACAGTCGGGGTGGTGGTAGTGCAACAACTACAACAccagggggtgccacagggtctGGGGCCGGAGCTTCCAAAACCAACCacccaacacaacaacaacaaaaacaactactaaaacagcagcaacaacaacttTCCCAACACCAGGCCCTGTCGTCTATGGTCCACCAATCAGGAGAAGCAGGTGTGGTAACCTTGGCAACCTTCCCGTTCATGACCACTGCTCCACAGCAGATCATGCACTTTGGCAGCACTAGCTCCTccccaccagtctctcctgcccCCTCGGACCGCTCGCTAGCTGGGATGAGTCCAGATGAGACGAGCTGTAATGGAGACTCATTTGGGGAGATG GTAAGCTCTCCCCTCACCCAGCTAagcctccatccctccccacaGCACCGTGGCACTATCAAAGAGGAGTTGAGCGGCTCGGCCCCAACAGCCTGCCAATTCTCCATGGCTGCTCTGCAGAAACGCCTGCAAGTAGCACCCCCGTCTGTGAACAAGGACCAGATGCTGCAGGAGAAGGACAAGCAGATCGAGGCGCTGACGTGCATGCTAAGACAGAAACAGCGGCTGGTGGAGACCCTGCGCGTCCAGCTGGAACAAGGCAAGAGAGGGGGCCGGGACGCCCCCCCAGAACCCCTGGGCCTTGTCAGGGTGAAGGAAGAGCCCCCAGACATCCCCAGCATCCCCTCCACATTTTGCCCCATTGCCCGCTCCCCGACTCCTTCCCAGTGCCACATGGAGGTCACCAAGATGACCATCAAGCAGGAGGTCGGGGATGTGGAAGAGGCCGTGGAGCCGTCCTTGGAAGCCCCACCTCAGCAGGTGCAGCTGGAGAAGATCCAGGCACAGCAGCTGGAGCAGCTGAAGGTGCAGCAGACGCAGCAGATCAATGCGCTGCAGCTGGCACAGCAGCAGGCCTTGCAGCAGCTGCTCCTACAGCAGAACCAGCAGAATCTGCAGAAACACCGCTCACAGCAGAGAAAGAAGAAGTCCCACAAGCAACAGCtcaagcagcagcagcaacagctaCTGTCCCAACAACAACAGCTACTGTcccaacaacaacagcagataCAATCAAAGAACCAACAGCTGTTACAGTCAAAGCATCAACAACAGCAGATATTGCAggcacaacaacaaccacagcagataTTGCaggcacaacaacaacaacagcagctgaAGTCACAACAG GTGTCTCAGATGTTCCTCAATCAGCAGTCGCGCTCCACCACTTCCTTCCCCTTGGATCTCCTCAAGACAGACTCCACACCTACCCTGGTGACAGACAGCAACGGCAACCATTTCCTCATCGCACTAACCAATCACTGTGCCGAGAGCCAAGGGAGTGATATGCCACAAGGCACTCCACAGGGCAAAGCATCCAATCGCATCATACTGCAG AGACTGCAGTCAACTCCCACCAAGCTGCCCAGCCAATCCCCTCTTCAGTTGTCCAGCAGTGACACCCAATCAAAACCGAAAACTCAACCAGGCCTCGTGAAACAGCCAACCAGAAAG GGACAGAAGGCGGGGCTGCAGATGTCAACCAATCACTCCTCAGGggtcgctctctccttctctgccccgcCCAATCTCCAGCCTTTCTTCCCCAATGATGACTCCTCCCCTTCTGAAAAagacacctccccctctcctccagctcaAACG GAGGATTTGAGTCCAGGTCTTGACCATGAACCCCTGTTCAGTCCTCCTTCTCCCAAACAGACGCCCTCCCCTAACCCACCGGATGACAAG GATAATGGATCCACCCAGCATATGGACGACCTCTTCGACATCCTGATTCAGACAGGAG aaaTCTCAGCCACCTTCAAACCAGCGCCCGACCCTTCCCTGGCACGACTGCGCCCCAACACCCCTTCCCCTTCCCACTCTCaggccccctcccctctccagctgCAACTCCACTTCTCGCCCTCCACCCCTCCCGAACCCGAGACCCCCCAGCCAGgccaaggggaggaggaggagctgcagGCGCCGGCCACCGATGATCAGGACGTAAGCAACACAGGAAGTGGACGTCTGGAGGACTTCCTGGAGAGCACCACGGGCAAACCCCTCCTGGGGGTGGAGCCTGGCGGGCCCCTGACCCTGATTGACGACCTTCACAATCAAATGCTAAGCACCCCCAGCATCCTGGACCACACATCCTCGCCCATGGACACCTATGAGCTGTCGGGCTACACAGCCAACCCCCCTGGCCTGGACTTCGGAGACCATGCCCTGGACAGCATGGATTGGCTGGATATCACCATGGGAGGGGCGAGCAACGAGATTGCAGGGCTCGCCCCACTGGGTCCCCTGGGCCCCCACACTCCCCCCAGCGTCTTCTCAGCAGACTTTCTGGACAGTTCAGACCTGCAGCTCCACTGGGACTCCTGCTTATAG
- the LOC139364783 gene encoding myocardin-related transcription factor A-like isoform X3, whose amino-acid sequence MEAQAGEEPGPSGSAPASSDSAPSPHSEAVTNELQELSLQPAPNLLPLRDRKNVLQLKLQQRRTREELVSQGIMPPLKSPAAFHEQRRSLERARTEDYLKRKIRSRPERSELVRMHILEETSVEPSLQAKQLQLKRARLADDLNDKISHRPGPMELIHKNILPVHSSIKQAIIETDFPKVAGDISSFDEDSSDTLSPEQPIGQESPLGHGPLPSPPDVLACNSTPTQFLTQVPPPPPPLPPFYGPCQPVKLSNGTAVLRTAPALIKSQPKPTSERPPQRSKKPKDNKPKVRKLKYHQYIPPDQKADHEPPPQLDSTYAKILHQQQLFLQLQILNQQQQHYNYHTILPAPPKPLTDQPPPTNGPSPSPAVPASSTSSSSQSAPSRQNVTHVGGATPGSLPPNLDDLKVAELKHELKLRSLPVSGTKNDLIERLRNYQAQQNSRGGGSATTTTPGGATGSGAGASKTNHPTQQQQKQLLKQQQQQLSQHQALSSMVHQSGEAGVVTLATFPFMTTAPQQIMHFGSTSSSPPVSPAPSDRSLAGMSPDETSCNGDSFGEMVSSPLTQLSLHPSPQHRGTIKEELSGSAPTACQFSMAALQKRLQVAPPSVNKDQMLQEKDKQIEALTCMLRQKQRLVETLRVQLEQGKRGGRDAPPEPLGLVRVKEEPPDIPSIPSTFCPIARSPTPSQCHMEVTKMTIKQEVGDVEEAVEPSLEAPPQQVQLEKIQAQQLEQLKVQQTQQINALQLAQQQALQQLLLQQNQQNLQKHRSQQRKKKSHKQQLKQQQQQLLSQQQQLLSQQQQQIQSKNQQLLQSKHQQQQILQAQQQPQQILQAQQQQQQLKSQQVSQMFLNQQSRSTTSFPLDLLKTDSTPTLVTDSNGNHFLIALTNHCAESQGSDMPQGTPQGKASNRIILQRLQSTPTKLPSQSPLQLSSSDTQSKPKTQPGLVKQPTRKGQKAGLQMSTNHSSGVALSFSAPPNLQPFFPNDDSSPSEKDTSPSPPAQTEDLSPGLDHEPLFSPPSPKQTPSPNPPDDKDNGSTQHMDDLFDILIQTGEISATFKPAPDPSLARLRPNTPSPSHSQAPSPLQLQLHFSPSTPPEPETPQPGQGEEEELQAPATDDQDVSNTGSGRLEDFLESTTGKPLLGVEPGGPLTLIDDLHNQMLSTPSILDHTSSPMDTYELSGYTANPPGLDFGDHALDSMDWLDITMGGASNEIAGLAPLGPLGPHTPPSVFSADFLDSSDLQLHWDSCL is encoded by the exons TGCTCCAGCTCAAACTCCAGCAGAGACGGACCCGTGAGGAACTGGTCAGCCAGGGGATCATGCCAC cgctGAAAAGTCCAGCTGCCTTCCACGAACAGAGACGAAGTTTAGAGCGAGCGCGG aCTGAAGACTACCTAAAGAGGAAGATCCGAAGTCGGCCGGAGAGGTCGGAGCTGGTCAGGATGCACATTCTGGAGG AGACGTCGGTGGAACCCTCCCTCCAGGCCAAACAACTGCAGCTGAAGAGGGCCCGTCTGGCTGACGACCTCAACGACAAGATCTCCCACAGGCCTGGCCCCATGGAGCTCATTCACAAGAACATCCTGCCTGTGCACAGCAGCATCAAACAGGCCATCATAG agACAGACTTCCCCAAGGTTGCTGGGGACATATCCTCCTTTGATGAGGACAGTAGTGATACTCTCTCTCCTGAGCAGCCCATTGGTCAGGAGTCTCCACTGGGCCACGGCCCTCTGCCCTCTCCCCCCGACGTCCTAGCTTGCAACAGCACCCCCACACAGTTTCTCACTCAAGTTCCTCCACcgccccctcctcttcctcccttctatGGGCCCTGCCAACCAGTGAAGTTGAGCAATGGGACAGCAGTTCTGAGAACCGCCCCTGCACTGATCAAG TCCCAGCCAAAGCCCACCTCAGAGCGCCCCCCTCAGCGATCCAAGAAGCCCAAGGACAACAAGCCCAAGGTGAGGAAGCTGAAGTACCACCAGTACATCCCTCCGGACCAGAAGGCCGACCACGAGCCGCCCCCTCAGCTGGACTCCACCTACGCCAAGATCCTCCACCAGCAGCAGCTCTTCCTCCAGCTGCAGATCCTCAACCAGCAGCAGCAACACTACAACTACCACACCATCCTTCCTGCACCAcccaa ACCACTAACAGATCAACCACCTCCCACCAATGGCCCCTCTCCTTCTCCGGCCGTGCCCGCCTCCTCGACATCCTCCTCCAGTCAAAGTGCACCAAGCCGGCAGAATGTCACACATGTGGGAGGGGCCACACCAGGTTCTTTGCCTCCTAACCTGGACGACCTGAAG GTGGCTGAACTGAAGCATGAGCTCAAACTGCGGAGCTTGCCTGTATCAGGCACCAAGAATGACCTCATCGAGCGGTTGAGGAACTACCAGGCTCAGCAGAACAGTCGGGGTGGTGGTAGTGCAACAACTACAACAccagggggtgccacagggtctGGGGCCGGAGCTTCCAAAACCAACCacccaacacaacaacaacaaaaacaactactaaaacagcagcaacaacaacttTCCCAACACCAGGCCCTGTCGTCTATGGTCCACCAATCAGGAGAAGCAGGTGTGGTAACCTTGGCAACCTTCCCGTTCATGACCACTGCTCCACAGCAGATCATGCACTTTGGCAGCACTAGCTCCTccccaccagtctctcctgcccCCTCGGACCGCTCGCTAGCTGGGATGAGTCCAGATGAGACGAGCTGTAATGGAGACTCATTTGGGGAGATG GTAAGCTCTCCCCTCACCCAGCTAagcctccatccctccccacaGCACCGTGGCACTATCAAAGAGGAGTTGAGCGGCTCGGCCCCAACAGCCTGCCAATTCTCCATGGCTGCTCTGCAGAAACGCCTGCAAGTAGCACCCCCGTCTGTGAACAAGGACCAGATGCTGCAGGAGAAGGACAAGCAGATCGAGGCGCTGACGTGCATGCTAAGACAGAAACAGCGGCTGGTGGAGACCCTGCGCGTCCAGCTGGAACAAGGCAAGAGAGGGGGCCGGGACGCCCCCCCAGAACCCCTGGGCCTTGTCAGGGTGAAGGAAGAGCCCCCAGACATCCCCAGCATCCCCTCCACATTTTGCCCCATTGCCCGCTCCCCGACTCCTTCCCAGTGCCACATGGAGGTCACCAAGATGACCATCAAGCAGGAGGTCGGGGATGTGGAAGAGGCCGTGGAGCCGTCCTTGGAAGCCCCACCTCAGCAGGTGCAGCTGGAGAAGATCCAGGCACAGCAGCTGGAGCAGCTGAAGGTGCAGCAGACGCAGCAGATCAATGCGCTGCAGCTGGCACAGCAGCAGGCCTTGCAGCAGCTGCTCCTACAGCAGAACCAGCAGAATCTGCAGAAACACCGCTCACAGCAGAGAAAGAAGAAGTCCCACAAGCAACAGCtcaagcagcagcagcaacagctaCTGTCCCAACAACAACAGCTACTGTcccaacaacaacagcagataCAATCAAAGAACCAACAGCTGTTACAGTCAAAGCATCAACAACAGCAGATATTGCAggcacaacaacaaccacagcagataTTGCaggcacaacaacaacaacagcagctgaAGTCACAACAG GTGTCTCAGATGTTCCTCAATCAGCAGTCGCGCTCCACCACTTCCTTCCCCTTGGATCTCCTCAAGACAGACTCCACACCTACCCTGGTGACAGACAGCAACGGCAACCATTTCCTCATCGCACTAACCAATCACTGTGCCGAGAGCCAAGGGAGTGATATGCCACAAGGCACTCCACAGGGCAAAGCATCCAATCGCATCATACTGCAG AGACTGCAGTCAACTCCCACCAAGCTGCCCAGCCAATCCCCTCTTCAGTTGTCCAGCAGTGACACCCAATCAAAACCGAAAACTCAACCAGGCCTCGTGAAACAGCCAACCAGAAAG GGACAGAAGGCGGGGCTGCAGATGTCAACCAATCACTCCTCAGGggtcgctctctccttctctgccccgcCCAATCTCCAGCCTTTCTTCCCCAATGATGACTCCTCCCCTTCTGAAAAagacacctccccctctcctccagctcaAACG GAGGATTTGAGTCCAGGTCTTGACCATGAACCCCTGTTCAGTCCTCCTTCTCCCAAACAGACGCCCTCCCCTAACCCACCGGATGACAAG GATAATGGATCCACCCAGCATATGGACGACCTCTTCGACATCCTGATTCAGACAGGAG aaaTCTCAGCCACCTTCAAACCAGCGCCCGACCCTTCCCTGGCACGACTGCGCCCCAACACCCCTTCCCCTTCCCACTCTCaggccccctcccctctccagctgCAACTCCACTTCTCGCCCTCCACCCCTCCCGAACCCGAGACCCCCCAGCCAGgccaaggggaggaggaggagctgcagGCGCCGGCCACCGATGATCAGGACGTAAGCAACACAGGAAGTGGACGTCTGGAGGACTTCCTGGAGAGCACCACGGGCAAACCCCTCCTGGGGGTGGAGCCTGGCGGGCCCCTGACCCTGATTGACGACCTTCACAATCAAATGCTAAGCACCCCCAGCATCCTGGACCACACATCCTCGCCCATGGACACCTATGAGCTGTCGGGCTACACAGCCAACCCCCCTGGCCTGGACTTCGGAGACCATGCCCTGGACAGCATGGATTGGCTGGATATCACCATGGGAGGGGCGAGCAACGAGATTGCAGGGCTCGCCCCACTGGGTCCCCTGGGCCCCCACACTCCCCCCAGCGTCTTCTCAGCAGACTTTCTGGACAGTTCAGACCTGCAGCTCCACTGGGACTCCTGCTTATAG